CCGCGCACTTCAATGGTTCCAAAACTGGGCAAAATACCATGATCGTCCAATGAATTCACCATGGCTACTGTTTCTGCGTGCTTTGGAAGCTCGATTTGGTGATCAACTTCTCGGTGATCCAATGACAGAGCTTTTATCACTCAAGCAAACAGGTTCGTTTGCTGACTACCATGATAAATTTGAATTGCTGCTTGGTAGAGTCTCATTATCTGAATCATATGCTATTAGCCATTTTATCAACGGATTGAAACCTCATGTACAAAGAGCTGTCAGAATGTTCATGCCACAAACTCTAGTACATGCTTATGCTTTAGCTAGACTTCAGGATCTGTCGACTAATGCTAAAGAGGTTATGCCTTACAATTCTAAGAGATTTACTACCACTGATGCTAGATCTACATCACATTCAACACCACTATTACCCACACCTACTATACCTGCTGTAAAAACTAGACGTTTATTAACAGAAGAGGAGATGGCTGAAAAAAGAGCTAAAGGTTTATGTTATGGCTGTGATGAGAAATTTGAAAGAGGGCACCGATGTGTTAGGAAACAACTGTACTTGTTAGAGATAGATGATGGTGTGAGAGACTTACCTATTGATACTGAGATTCAAGAGGATGAGTTAAATGAGGATGAGAATCCCCTGATATCAATACATGCTATAAATGGCTCTCCATCAAGAGGTTTTCGTACCATGCGAGTCACTGGTCGTGTGGGGAAGAAAGCCATTCATATCTTGATCGATTCAGGTAGCACACATAATTTTCTTGATCTACATTTAGCAAAGAAGTTGGGTCTTCAACTGACATCAGTAACACCAGTGATGGTGGATGTGGCTGATGGTAATCGTTTGGAATGTCAATCGATGTGTAAAGGAATGCAGTGGTTTTTGCGGGGTACTCCATTTATCACTGAtgtccttcttcttcctctgggAAGTTGTGACATGGTATTGGGAATACAATGGTTGGAGACATTAGGCGTTATACAGTGGGATTTCAAAAACTTAACCATGGATTTTACATTAAATGGCCGCAGACATTTGGTTAGAGGGGGTCACAATGAGCTGCAAGTCCATAAGGTTTCAGAGAAGGAGATGAACAAGCTCTTGATTCATAATGAAGGGATACAGTTATGCTGCATAAGAGTGACTGAAGAAAGAACCCCAACACTACTTTCTGTTGAACAAAATGCAGAAACTGAAGCCTCACTTCCCACTGATGTTCAACTGCTTCTGGAAGAACACAAAGCTATTTTTGCAGAACCATCTTCTCTACCTCCATTGAGATCTCATAATCACAAAATCACATTAGCTCTGGACTCCTCTCCAGTGAACTCTAGACCCTACAGACACTCAGCTATACAGAAGAATATCATTGAGAAACAGGTGTCTGATCTCCTAAAGCAAGGTTTTATTCAACCGAGTTCTAGCCCGTTTTCTTCTTCTGTGGTTTTAGTAAAGAAGAAAGATGGAACATGGCGCATGTGTGTGGACTACAGACAGCTGAATAAGATCACAATCAAAGATAAATATCCCATACCTATCATTGATGAACTTTTAGAAGAGTTGAAGGGAGCCACGGTTTTCTCCAAGATTGATTTAAGAGCCGGCTATCATCAGATTAGAATGGAGGCTAAAGACATTCCTAAAACAGCTTTCCGTACCCATGatggtcactatgaatttgcggtgatgccttttggactcaCCAACGCACCAGCCACGTTTCAAAGTCTAATGAATGATATATTTCGACCCTTCTTGAGGAAGTTTGTACTTGTCTTCTTTGATGATATACTGATATACAGCAGGGATATGGAAGCTCATTTGAATCACTTAAGAATGGTCTTCAAGAAACTACTGTAGTATACTCTCTTTGCTAAGGAAAGTAAATGTGACTTTGCAAAGAGTAAGGTTGAATACCTAGGCCACATTATATCTAAAGAGGGTGTCTCTACTGATCCTAAGAAAATTCAAGCCATGAAAGATTGGCCTACTCCTACTGATGTATCTAAGCTTAGGGGTTTTCTTGGATTAACAGGTTATTACAGAAAATTTATCAAAGGATATGGGAT
This sequence is a window from Salvia splendens isolate huo1 chromosome 5, SspV2, whole genome shotgun sequence. Protein-coding genes within it:
- the LOC121803777 gene encoding uncharacterized protein LOC121803777 produces the protein MQIASSSSFYSPVRSSIQVGAIPVVVPVINDPDSAPSGISRSDPRPEMVDTRSTDMRRLEESVKATMAEISAKLVDTEKRREESEAARELAMKEFREELLALQLQQNELMSRFTQPPEGTHSTQFTGGIPHRQQYFATRQSKVGFPIFNGEDLTGWILRCDHFFEVDLTPDESKVRLAVINFEGRALQWFQNWAKYHDRPMNSPWLLFLRALEARFGDQLLGDPMTELLSLKQTGSFADYHDKFELLLGRVSLSESYAISHFINGLKPHVQRAVRMFMPQTLVHAYALARLQDLSTNAKEVMPYNSKRFTTTDARSTSHSTPLLPTPTIPAVKTRRLLTEEEMAEKRAKGLCYGCDEKFERGHRCVRKQLYLLEIDDGVRDLPIDTEIQEDELNEDENPLISIHAINGSPSRGFRTMRVTGRVGKKAIHILIDSGSTHNFLDLHLAKKLGLQLTSVTPVMVDVADGNRLECQSMCKGMQWFLRGTPFITDVLLLPLGSCDMVLGIQWLETLGVIQWDFKNLTMDFTLNGRRHLVRGGHNELQVHKVSEKEMNKLLIHNEGIQLCCIRVTEERTPTLLSVEQNAETEASLPTDVQLLLEEHKAIFAEPSSLPPLRSHNHKITLALDSSPVNSRPYRHSAIQKNIIEKQVSDLLKQGFIQPSSSPFSSSVVLVKKKDGTWRMCVDYRQLNKITIKDKYPIPIIDELLEELKGATVFSKIDLRAGYHQIRMEAKDIPKTAFRTHDGHYEFAVMPFGLTNAPATFQSLMNDIFRPFLRKFVLVFFDDILIYSRDMEAHLNHLRMVFKKLL